A stretch of the Rhizobium sullae genome encodes the following:
- a CDS encoding cupin domain-containing protein has protein sequence MRSVLLTLVVSATVGLLGTFAAAAEDGAIVTPLMQKDLPNYPGKEGLMISVKYEPGGSSPIHKHDANAFVYVLEGSIVMQVKGEKEVTLSPGETYYEGPSDIHLVSRNASTSKPAKFIVVLLKNKDAPVVMPVE, from the coding sequence ATGAGATCAGTTTTGTTAACACTGGTTGTGTCAGCAACTGTTGGCCTTCTGGGCACTTTCGCAGCTGCCGCTGAGGATGGTGCAATCGTGACACCGCTCATGCAAAAAGACCTGCCAAATTATCCTGGCAAGGAGGGGCTGATGATATCAGTTAAGTACGAGCCGGGCGGCTCTTCGCCTATTCACAAACACGATGCAAACGCATTCGTCTACGTTCTCGAAGGCTCGATCGTGATGCAGGTGAAAGGTGAAAAAGAAGTCACCTTGTCGCCAGGGGAGACTTACTATGAAGGTCCTTCCGACATTCACTTGGTCAGTCGCAACGCGAGTACGTCCAAACCGGCGAAATTTATCGTTGTGCTGCTGAAGAACAAGGACGCTCCGGTCGTCATGCCGGTCGAGTGA
- a CDS encoding ABC transporter substrate-binding protein — protein sequence MKISEVVSSPFVILRTALVAAALGIAAGATAPAVAEDNPYGLIDPIVISVGTMGDAKPYAFTTSDGNFTGFDIELFLNVAERIGFKKEQVIFTGQEFSALMPSVANSRFDIAAAAIGTTEKRKETVDFSDGYLAGYLTVLTPDPGITDAAGLKGKRLGVVQGTLQEIYAEKNFTDADLVKFPDNNSAVAALNNGSIDAHFLDYEAAKDYSGRYPELKVAVNIPSFDAPAGFVVRKGNDALRDALNKGLGAAMQDGTWKTLHEKWFPGTPMPAAYLPKP from the coding sequence ATGAAAATTTCCGAAGTTGTCAGTTCCCCCTTCGTCATACTGCGCACCGCTCTCGTTGCGGCCGCTCTCGGCATAGCGGCAGGGGCGACGGCACCCGCCGTCGCCGAAGACAATCCCTATGGCCTGATCGACCCGATCGTCATCAGCGTCGGCACGATGGGCGACGCCAAGCCCTATGCCTTCACCACCTCCGACGGAAATTTCACGGGCTTCGACATTGAACTCTTCCTCAATGTGGCCGAGCGGATCGGTTTCAAGAAAGAGCAGGTGATCTTCACCGGCCAGGAGTTCTCCGCCCTCATGCCCTCGGTCGCCAACAGCCGATTCGACATTGCTGCGGCCGCAATCGGGACGACGGAGAAGCGCAAGGAGACGGTCGATTTCTCCGACGGATATCTGGCAGGTTATCTCACTGTGCTTACGCCGGACCCTGGCATCACCGACGCTGCCGGCCTCAAGGGCAAGCGGCTCGGTGTCGTGCAGGGCACGCTCCAGGAAATCTATGCCGAGAAGAACTTCACCGACGCCGATCTCGTCAAATTCCCGGACAACAACTCTGCCGTTGCAGCGCTCAACAACGGCAGCATAGACGCGCATTTTCTCGATTATGAGGCGGCGAAGGACTATTCAGGCCGTTATCCGGAGCTGAAGGTGGCGGTCAATATTCCAAGCTTCGATGCGCCGGCCGGATTCGTCGTGCGCAAAGGCAACGATGCGCTGCGCGACGCATTGAACAAGGGCCTTGGCGCCGCCATGCAAGACGGCACGTGGAAAACGCTGCATGAAAAGTGGTTCCCCGGCACGCCTATGCCGGCCGCATACCTTCCCAAGCCTTGA
- a CDS encoding YciI family protein translates to MRYLCLFYIDQNLADAASKEEWAEIDRESLASNDELKRSGHYVASNALADPRTAKTLRVRAGKASWTDGPFAETKEHLGGFLLIEAKNLAEAMEIAERDSLARMGAIEVRETAGF, encoded by the coding sequence ATGCGCTACCTTTGTCTCTTCTATATTGATCAAAACCTTGCTGACGCCGCCAGCAAGGAGGAATGGGCCGAGATCGACCGGGAGTCCTTGGCTTCCAATGACGAGCTCAAACGATCAGGCCACTATGTCGCCTCCAACGCCCTTGCCGATCCAAGGACCGCAAAGACATTGCGCGTTCGTGCCGGCAAGGCGAGTTGGACCGATGGGCCTTTCGCAGAGACTAAGGAGCATCTGGGAGGCTTCCTGCTCATTGAAGCGAAGAATCTTGCCGAGGCGATGGAGATCGCGGAGCGGGACTCACTCGCTCGGATGGGGGCGATCGAAGTGCGCGAGACCGCCGGTTTTTAG
- a CDS encoding ABC transporter substrate-binding protein, whose protein sequence is MLRAMIATLVLMALDPAMTFAEEQSSAQAPITVTDIAGRQVTVNAPVKRILLGEGRQLYLIASLETEDPLARIVAWRNDLIEADPATYAQYLQAFPRLATLPAFVGKENGLIDIESTIVQKPDVVLLNLEAMSANEDVKYIEKLAELKIPVLYIDFRHYPLKNTEPTIRLLGKIMGRENRAEEIIAFRHQAMARVTDVLARVEPQRPRVFVERIGGYADDCCLSFGAENFGKYVELAGGHNIGSDLLPSTFGQLNPEQVIAADPEQVVVTSADWEAYVPGGKWIPLGPGADPKVTRKKLEWFTTRSAYTGIAAQKTRNFHGIWHQFYNSPYEFIAVQQLAKWFHPDLFADLDPDATFAEYHRRFLPIPYRPGYAVSLSDSAN, encoded by the coding sequence ATGTTGCGTGCGATGATCGCCACTCTTGTCTTGATGGCGCTAGACCCAGCGATGACATTCGCCGAGGAACAGTCGTCAGCGCAAGCCCCGATCACCGTCACCGACATTGCCGGCCGCCAGGTGACGGTGAATGCGCCGGTCAAGCGCATTCTCCTTGGAGAGGGGCGGCAGCTTTATCTCATCGCCTCGCTCGAGACGGAAGACCCATTGGCCCGCATCGTTGCATGGCGCAATGATCTGATCGAGGCCGATCCAGCCACCTATGCCCAATATCTCCAGGCCTTTCCCAGACTGGCAACGCTTCCAGCCTTCGTGGGAAAGGAGAACGGGCTGATCGATATTGAATCGACGATCGTCCAGAAGCCCGATGTGGTCTTGCTTAATCTCGAGGCGATGAGTGCCAACGAGGACGTCAAATATATCGAGAAGCTGGCGGAGTTGAAGATTCCGGTCCTCTATATCGACTTTCGTCACTATCCTTTGAAGAACACCGAACCGACCATTCGCCTCCTTGGCAAGATCATGGGGCGTGAGAACCGCGCGGAAGAAATCATTGCTTTCCGCCATCAGGCCATGGCCCGCGTCACCGATGTGCTTGCTCGCGTCGAGCCGCAACGCCCGAGAGTGTTCGTCGAACGGATCGGCGGCTATGCAGATGATTGCTGCCTGTCATTCGGTGCGGAAAACTTCGGCAAATATGTCGAACTTGCCGGCGGGCATAATATCGGCAGTGATTTGCTTCCCTCCACCTTCGGACAGCTGAACCCTGAGCAGGTGATCGCCGCCGATCCCGAGCAGGTGGTGGTCACGAGCGCCGACTGGGAAGCCTATGTGCCAGGGGGCAAGTGGATCCCGCTTGGCCCGGGCGCCGATCCCAAGGTGACCCGCAAGAAGCTCGAATGGTTCACCACTCGTAGCGCCTATACCGGCATCGCCGCGCAGAAGACGCGGAACTTCCATGGCATCTGGCACCAGTTCTACAACAGCCCCTACGAATTCATTGCTGTCCAGCAATTAGCGAAATGGTTCCATCCGGACCTGTTTGCCGACCTTGATCCGGACGCGACATTTGCGGAGTATCACCGCCGCTTCCTGCCCATCCCGTATCGGCCGGGCTATGCCGTCAGCCTTTCTGACAGCGCGAATTAA
- a CDS encoding amino acid ABC transporter permease/ATP-binding protein produces the protein MNWLENLRRSFLDWNAMAEVLPTMITVGLKNTLILAAASTVLGVVIGMVLAIMGISRSPWLRIPARIYTDAFRGLPAIVTILLIGQGFARLGRELFGPSPYPLGILALSLIAGAYIGEIFRSGIQSVERGQMEACRALSMSYGQGMRLIVVPQGVRRVLPALVNQFIGNVKDSSLVYFLGLLASEREIFRVGQDQAVVTGNLSPLLLAGVFYLVVTVPLTHVVNAIDSRLRFGKQRPAIVTSGLEEVSELAGANRSALAADQASFRGGSLDVRSLGMAYGELEVLKGVDLSVKAGSVTCIIGPSGSGKSTLLRCLNRLVEPRRGDILLDGDSILAMKPEKLRRRVGMVFQHFNLFPDHTALENVMLSLTKIKGLPTAEAERIAKARLADVGLSGRQHHRPGGLSGGQQQRVAVARALAMEPEVILFDEVTSALDPELVKGVLDLMADLGNRGMTMVVVTHEMGFARRVADQVVFMDEGRVMEAGTPDAIFDNPQSPRLQRFLAEVL, from the coding sequence ATGAACTGGCTTGAAAACCTGCGCCGCAGCTTCCTTGACTGGAACGCCATGGCCGAAGTGCTGCCGACAATGATTACAGTCGGTCTCAAAAACACGCTGATCCTTGCGGCAGCCTCGACGGTGCTTGGCGTCGTCATCGGCATGGTGCTCGCCATCATGGGCATTTCCCGTTCGCCTTGGCTGCGCATCCCCGCTCGTATCTATACGGACGCCTTTCGCGGCTTGCCGGCCATCGTCACCATTCTCCTAATCGGTCAAGGTTTTGCGCGGCTTGGCCGGGAGCTCTTCGGTCCGTCGCCCTATCCGCTCGGCATTCTCGCGCTCAGCCTAATCGCCGGGGCCTACATCGGCGAAATCTTCCGCTCAGGCATCCAGAGCGTCGAGCGCGGCCAGATGGAAGCCTGCCGGGCGCTCAGCATGAGCTATGGGCAGGGCATGCGGCTCATCGTCGTGCCGCAGGGCGTGCGACGCGTGCTGCCGGCGCTGGTCAATCAGTTCATCGGCAACGTCAAGGATTCGAGCCTCGTCTATTTCCTCGGCCTGCTCGCCTCCGAACGCGAGATTTTCCGCGTCGGCCAGGATCAGGCCGTTGTAACGGGCAATCTGTCGCCACTGCTTTTGGCAGGCGTCTTCTACCTCGTTGTCACCGTGCCGCTCACCCATGTTGTCAATGCCATCGACAGCCGCTTGCGGTTCGGCAAGCAGCGCCCGGCGATCGTCACGAGCGGGCTGGAGGAAGTTAGCGAACTCGCCGGTGCCAATCGGAGTGCTCTCGCGGCGGATCAAGCCTCGTTCAGGGGTGGCAGTCTCGATGTGCGTAGCCTTGGTATGGCCTATGGCGAATTGGAAGTGCTTAAGGGCGTCGATCTTTCGGTAAAGGCGGGCAGCGTCACCTGCATCATCGGCCCCTCCGGGTCCGGTAAGTCGACGCTGCTGCGCTGCCTCAACCGTCTCGTCGAGCCGAGGCGCGGAGACATCCTTCTCGATGGCGACAGCATTCTCGCTATGAAGCCGGAAAAGCTGCGCCGCCGTGTTGGCATGGTCTTCCAGCATTTCAACCTTTTCCCGGATCACACAGCGCTCGAGAACGTCATGCTGTCGCTGACGAAAATCAAGGGCCTGCCGACGGCCGAAGCCGAGCGCATCGCCAAGGCGCGGCTCGCCGATGTCGGGCTCTCCGGCCGCCAGCATCACCGACCGGGTGGTCTTTCCGGCGGCCAGCAGCAGCGTGTCGCCGTCGCCCGCGCGCTCGCCATGGAGCCGGAGGTCATTCTGTTCGACGAGGTGACGAGCGCCCTCGACCCTGAACTGGTCAAGGGGGTGCTGGACCTGATGGCCGACCTCGGCAATCGCGGCATGACCATGGTGGTCGTCACGCACGAAATGGGCTTCGCCCGGCGCGTCGCCGATCAGGTCGTGTTCATGGACGAGGGACGCGTCATGGAAGCCGGCACGCCTGACGCGATCTTCGACAATCCCCAGAGCCCACGCCTGCAACGCTTTCTTGCCGAAGTTCTGTGA
- a CDS encoding SRPBCC family protein, translating to MNALPKTEARPELTIRRTFDAPRSLVFRMWTDGEHLKRWCCPTGFTIPFSEGDIRPGGTFRTCMRSPRGEDNWLGGTYTEIVPDEKIVFTHAWQNEAGESEHETVVTITLADTDDGKTRLTLHQAFFLSEASRDGHLGGWNETLNQLGRYLEQ from the coding sequence ATGAACGCACTGCCGAAAACCGAAGCCCGGCCCGAGCTCACCATACGCCGCACCTTCGACGCGCCACGATCGCTGGTCTTTAGAATGTGGACCGATGGCGAGCATCTCAAGCGCTGGTGCTGCCCGACCGGCTTCACCATCCCCTTTTCCGAAGGCGATATCAGGCCGGGCGGCACATTCCGCACCTGCATGCGCTCGCCGCGGGGCGAGGACAACTGGCTCGGCGGAACCTACACGGAAATCGTGCCCGACGAGAAGATTGTCTTCACCCATGCCTGGCAGAACGAAGCGGGCGAATCGGAACACGAGACGGTTGTAACCATCACTTTGGCCGATACCGATGACGGCAAGACGCGGCTCACGCTGCACCAAGCCTTCTTCCTCAGCGAAGCCTCGCGTGATGGCCATCTGGGAGGCTGGAACGAGACGCTCAACCAACTCGGAAGGTATCTCGAGCAATGA
- a CDS encoding TonB-dependent receptor, which translates to MELRLGLLAVLLATASRAALAQDATALERIEVKAGSSTSTIGTAPEEYPGGQVARGGRVGLLGNRDFVDTPFNITSYTAETIENQGAQTVADVVANDPSVRSTHASGGMLDSFYVRGFPLNEGNFGEIAFDGVFGVAPTYRLFTDYAERVEVLKGPTALLYGISPNSSVGGTINIVPKRASDVDLTRVTTDYASDLYGGIHLDLSRRFGEERQFGARFNGSFHGGDTPIDNQSRDIAVGALALDYEGEDLRATLDIIGQREDFDAPQRPFFPMAGIEIPDAPDGRSNVQEPWEWSKSEDLSWLGRVEYDLSDTVTVFGAVGGGNSRVERLFGTPTILNSAGDVSITPQNFIFDVDRLTAETGIRAEFDTEAVEHAVTFQVSGLQQTLNRGSNSGTAQLTNLFDPLPRPEQDVPQPSHVPKVSENNFYGFALSDTMSMLDERVQLTLGGRWQHIDTENFSPVTGDVTTSSDESALTPLVGIVVKPWENVALYANYVEGLSVGDTAPTTAVNAGETLAPYRSKQYEIGTKVDLGRVAITVSAFQIEKPFGQLETRGSDLVFVEGGEQRNRGVELNIFGEVTPDVRVLGGVTFIHGELTKTNSPTTQGNTPIGVPSVQVNLGAEWDTPFMPGLTLSGNVIHTDEQFVNTANTQKIPSWTRLDLGARYHTEINQKPVTFRAEVENVFDLDYWSGVASFGTISQGAPLTVKVSMTTDF; encoded by the coding sequence ATGGAACTGCGTCTTGGACTGCTCGCTGTTTTGCTGGCAACGGCAAGCCGCGCTGCACTGGCGCAAGATGCCACGGCGTTGGAGCGCATCGAAGTCAAGGCGGGGTCTTCGACATCGACGATCGGCACGGCTCCGGAAGAATATCCGGGCGGACAGGTGGCGCGTGGCGGTCGCGTTGGGTTGCTCGGCAACCGAGACTTCGTCGACACGCCGTTCAACATCACCAGCTACACCGCAGAGACGATCGAAAATCAAGGCGCCCAGACGGTGGCCGATGTTGTGGCCAATGATCCATCGGTGAGAAGCACCCATGCGTCAGGCGGCATGCTCGACTCCTTCTACGTCAGGGGCTTCCCGCTCAACGAGGGGAACTTCGGTGAAATCGCCTTCGATGGGGTATTTGGTGTCGCGCCGACTTACCGGCTGTTCACGGACTATGCAGAGCGTGTGGAGGTGCTCAAGGGGCCAACGGCGCTTCTTTATGGTATCTCGCCGAACAGCAGCGTCGGCGGCACCATCAATATCGTGCCGAAGCGCGCTTCAGACGTCGACTTGACACGGGTGACAACCGACTATGCTTCGGATCTCTACGGCGGAATCCATCTGGATCTCAGCCGCCGTTTCGGCGAGGAACGCCAGTTCGGCGCGCGCTTCAACGGCAGTTTTCATGGTGGTGACACGCCGATCGACAATCAGTCGCGCGACATTGCGGTCGGCGCTCTGGCGCTCGACTACGAGGGCGAAGATCTGAGGGCAACACTCGACATCATCGGCCAGCGCGAAGACTTCGACGCTCCGCAGCGTCCGTTCTTTCCGATGGCTGGAATCGAAATTCCAGACGCGCCAGATGGCCGCTCAAACGTTCAGGAACCGTGGGAGTGGTCGAAGAGCGAGGATCTGTCCTGGCTGGGGCGGGTCGAATACGATCTTAGCGACACCGTGACGGTGTTTGGTGCCGTTGGCGGCGGCAACTCGCGCGTCGAGCGCCTCTTCGGCACGCCAACCATTCTCAATTCCGCCGGCGACGTAAGCATCACGCCGCAGAATTTCATTTTCGATGTCGACCGGCTCACGGCCGAGACAGGCATAAGGGCTGAGTTCGACACGGAGGCCGTGGAACACGCTGTCACGTTCCAGGTCAGTGGTCTCCAGCAGACCCTCAATCGAGGCTCGAACTCGGGTACGGCTCAACTCACAAATCTCTTTGATCCGCTTCCCCGCCCCGAACAGGACGTGCCGCAACCGAGCCACGTGCCGAAAGTGTCGGAGAACAACTTCTACGGTTTTGCTCTCTCCGACACGATGTCAATGCTTGACGAGCGTGTGCAATTGACGCTGGGTGGGCGCTGGCAGCATATCGATACCGAAAACTTCAGCCCGGTCACGGGCGACGTCACCACCTCTTCCGATGAGAGCGCATTGACCCCACTGGTCGGGATCGTCGTCAAGCCATGGGAGAACGTCGCCCTCTACGCCAACTATGTCGAAGGCCTGAGCGTCGGCGATACCGCTCCCACGACAGCCGTCAATGCCGGCGAGACGCTCGCTCCCTATCGGTCCAAACAATACGAGATAGGCACCAAGGTCGACCTCGGACGAGTGGCAATCACGGTCAGCGCATTCCAGATCGAAAAACCCTTCGGTCAGCTTGAAACGCGCGGCAGTGACCTCGTCTTCGTCGAGGGCGGTGAGCAGCGCAACCGCGGTGTGGAGCTCAATATTTTTGGTGAAGTGACGCCTGACGTCCGGGTGCTTGGCGGCGTGACCTTCATCCATGGCGAGTTGACGAAAACGAACAGCCCAACGACCCAGGGGAATACCCCGATTGGCGTGCCGTCGGTGCAGGTCAACTTGGGAGCGGAGTGGGATACGCCCTTCATGCCCGGGCTGACGCTCTCCGGCAATGTCATCCACACGGACGAGCAGTTCGTCAACACGGCGAACACGCAGAAAATTCCCTCATGGACGCGCCTTGACCTCGGGGCCAGATATCACACCGAAATCAACCAAAAGCCCGTCACGTTCCGCGCCGAAGTCGAGAACGTCTTCGACCTCGATTACTGGTCCGGTGTTGCGAGCTTCGGCACGATCTCGCAGGGAGCACCGCTGACTGTGAAGGTCTCGATGACAACTGACTTCTAG
- a CDS encoding NAD(P)/FAD-dependent oxidoreductase yields MTDNIVTSAVIIGGGIFGVSTGLQLARRGIGVTIVNDGPPANGASGRSLSWLNSARMRSEAYHRLRMAGIDRYRTLSARFPNANWLRFEGGLTWDADDESNGVDAAYRHEVSLGYDTRHLAAEDIAAATPGVDARAITPQGAIFNPGEGWVDLPTLIGLLLEEFAALGGRLVTDQGAARVVIEGGRAVGAETATGSRFLADAIVLATGPAVPRMAGEAGQAIGDGTPVALLVQTRPLAHSLRAVLNTPRVAIRPAPGNTFSLDADWAADEGVTIRKDGSHEIDEAVVEALLAEASKVMEGNPRLEIASIGVGGKPIPGDGEPVVGAIKAIPGYYVAFSHSGATLGLIVGELLAYEIATSRQHPMLATFRPERFLSQ; encoded by the coding sequence ATGACAGACAACATCGTCACCTCGGCGGTCATCATCGGCGGCGGTATTTTCGGCGTTTCCACCGGTCTGCAGCTCGCCCGGCGCGGCATTGGCGTGACCATCGTCAATGACGGTCCCCCGGCCAACGGCGCGTCTGGGCGCTCGCTCTCCTGGCTGAATTCGGCGCGCATGCGTTCCGAAGCCTATCATCGGCTGCGCATGGCGGGCATCGATCGGTACCGAACCCTTTCGGCACGCTTTCCCAATGCGAACTGGCTTCGCTTCGAGGGTGGCCTGACCTGGGATGCCGACGACGAAAGCAACGGAGTCGACGCCGCTTACCGCCATGAAGTCTCGCTGGGCTACGACACCCGGCATCTTGCCGCAGAGGATATCGCGGCAGCAACGCCCGGCGTCGATGCGCGTGCAATCACACCGCAGGGGGCGATCTTCAATCCGGGCGAGGGCTGGGTCGACCTGCCGACCCTGATCGGCCTACTTCTGGAGGAATTTGCCGCCCTCGGTGGTAGACTTGTCACCGACCAGGGCGCAGCAAGGGTCGTGATCGAAGGCGGCCGGGCCGTCGGCGCCGAGACCGCGACCGGCAGCCGCTTCCTCGCGGATGCCATCGTGCTTGCCACCGGCCCAGCGGTGCCGAGGATGGCGGGGGAAGCGGGTCAAGCGATCGGCGACGGAACGCCGGTTGCGTTGCTGGTGCAGACCAGGCCGCTCGCTCATTCCCTACGCGCTGTGCTGAACACCCCGCGCGTAGCCATCCGCCCCGCGCCGGGCAACACCTTCTCGCTGGATGCCGACTGGGCGGCGGACGAGGGTGTGACGATACGCAAGGACGGTAGTCATGAGATCGACGAGGCGGTCGTTGAGGCACTGCTTGCCGAGGCGTCGAAGGTTATGGAGGGCAATCCGAGGCTCGAAATTGCCTCCATCGGCGTTGGAGGCAAGCCCATACCGGGCGATGGCGAACCGGTGGTAGGCGCCATCAAGGCTATCCCCGGCTACTACGTCGCCTTCAGCCACAGCGGCGCGACGCTCGGCCTCATCGTGGGCGAGCTTCTCGCCTACGAGATCGCGACGAGTAGGCAACATCCGATGCTCGCTACCTTCCGCCCCGAGCGCTTCCTGTCGCAGTAA
- a CDS encoding SDR family oxidoreductase, with protein MKITVMGASGLIGAPLVQNLQRRGIEVIPASPSFGVNSVTGEGLEAAVAGADVVIDVTNAASFGDNSALAFFKTSTRNLLAASVDAGVGHYLALSVVGTPRLVESDYFRAKMVQENLIRASRKPYTILHSTQFFEFIGGVIDMGANGGGFRLPPASIQPISAADVSDVLAELALGAASNDTVEIAGPERFGLDEIARMHLAANEDRRQVISDDKASYYGVELNDDTLLPSQGARTSSRRYLDWLFLKMAG; from the coding sequence ATGAAAATAACGGTTATGGGTGCGAGCGGACTTATCGGAGCGCCACTCGTTCAGAATCTTCAACGCAGAGGTATCGAGGTAATCCCAGCATCTCCGTCTTTCGGGGTTAATAGTGTCACGGGCGAAGGCCTTGAAGCCGCTGTGGCTGGAGCGGACGTTGTCATCGACGTTACCAATGCCGCGTCATTTGGCGATAATTCTGCCTTGGCTTTTTTTAAAACCTCCACCAGAAATCTTCTTGCTGCTTCCGTTGATGCAGGCGTGGGACACTATTTGGCGCTCTCCGTGGTGGGAACGCCTCGCCTGGTCGAGAGTGACTATTTCCGGGCAAAGATGGTACAGGAGAATCTTATCCGAGCGTCGCGAAAACCCTATACTATTCTCCATTCTACGCAGTTTTTCGAGTTCATAGGCGGTGTGATTGATATGGGTGCAAATGGCGGTGGATTCCGGCTTCCACCAGCCTCGATACAGCCCATATCCGCGGCTGATGTCAGCGATGTATTGGCGGAATTGGCGCTAGGTGCCGCAAGCAATGACACAGTGGAGATTGCCGGACCGGAGCGGTTTGGTCTTGACGAGATTGCCCGTATGCACTTGGCAGCAAATGAAGACCGACGCCAGGTCATTAGCGATGACAAAGCGTCTTACTATGGTGTCGAACTAAATGACGACACTCTCCTGCCTAGCCAGGGCGCACGTACGTCTTCACGACGGTATTTAGACTGGCTGTTTCTGAAAATGGCCGGTTAG
- a CDS encoding LacI family DNA-binding transcriptional regulator — protein sequence MDQPPPRSPSVADVALKAGVSKATAARVLGGYGTVSDRVRDAVTAAARALDYRPNELARSMTTGRSGTIGVVVGDIENPFFSLAVRGITDVARQAGFTVILINSGEDVASEKAAVRTLLAKRVDGLIVSPSKESDVEHLQEAARSGRPLALLDRGSEALDVDTVIADDRYAAEGVTRRLLSLGHRRIAYLTACDTPDHLFRTPADINTGSVRRRIEGFLGVCRQEGLKDMERWVHVGAVTPDDTRRIVTAMLQAGERPTAIIASDSVIGLEVFKASRTIGLAIPSDLSLVSFHDADWTSVTSPPVTVVRQPVYQLGETAARLLVERLNGEGAKSRRVILQTEVVERASVAEAPA from the coding sequence ATGGACCAGCCGCCGCCCCGATCCCCCTCCGTCGCCGACGTCGCGCTCAAAGCAGGCGTCTCGAAGGCGACCGCCGCGCGCGTTCTAGGCGGATATGGTACCGTCAGCGACCGGGTGCGCGATGCCGTGACCGCCGCCGCCCGCGCGCTCGACTATCGGCCAAACGAACTTGCCCGCAGCATGACGACGGGCCGATCCGGCACAATCGGCGTGGTGGTGGGCGACATCGAGAATCCTTTCTTTAGCCTCGCCGTGCGCGGGATCACCGACGTCGCCCGGCAGGCCGGGTTCACGGTCATCCTCATCAATTCCGGCGAGGACGTTGCATCCGAGAAGGCGGCGGTCCGCACGCTTCTGGCCAAGCGTGTCGACGGCCTGATCGTTTCGCCCTCCAAAGAAAGCGATGTCGAGCATCTGCAGGAGGCCGCCCGCTCCGGCCGACCGCTCGCGCTGCTCGACCGCGGCAGCGAGGCACTCGACGTCGACACGGTGATTGCCGATGACAGATACGCCGCCGAAGGTGTTACACGGCGGTTGCTTTCGCTCGGCCACCGCCGCATCGCCTATCTCACTGCCTGCGACACCCCCGACCACCTCTTCCGCACGCCGGCCGACATCAATACCGGATCGGTGCGCCGGCGCATCGAAGGCTTTCTCGGCGTCTGCCGGCAGGAAGGGTTGAAGGATATGGAACGCTGGGTGCATGTAGGTGCGGTCACGCCGGACGATACACGCCGCATCGTCACGGCCATGTTGCAGGCGGGCGAACGCCCGACTGCGATCATCGCCTCGGACAGCGTGATCGGCCTTGAAGTCTTCAAGGCAAGCCGGACGATCGGCCTTGCAATTCCAAGCGACCTGTCGCTCGTCTCGTTCCACGATGCAGACTGGACTTCGGTTACTTCTCCACCTGTGACGGTGGTGCGGCAACCCGTCTATCAGCTAGGCGAAACGGCTGCGAGGCTGCTTGTCGAGCGGCTGAACGGAGAGGGCGCCAAGTCCCGGCGTGTCATTCTTCAAACGGAAGTCGTCGAGCGCGCTTCCGTCGCCGAAGCGCCGGCGTAG
- a CDS encoding Gfo/Idh/MocA family protein: MTQMIRWGVLGCAGIAIKAVIPAIQSSRSGRVTAIASRDPKRAEETAAAFGIAKAYGSYETLLADADIDAIYNPLPNHLDVPLTIKALEQGKPVLCEKPIALSAGEAMTLAAAQKAANLPVAEAFIARHHPQWKKAQALVAEGWIGEARVIQTIFSYYLDDPRNVRNQANIGGGGTVRRRMLRRQHGALPVQCRTLAGDRADGTRPRLRYGPPRERTARASRGPAARLHLLDAAHPFFSGLDDAIANMKAIDALFRSATTGRWEAP; the protein is encoded by the coding sequence ATGACACAAATGATACGATGGGGTGTGCTTGGCTGCGCCGGGATCGCGATCAAGGCGGTCATCCCCGCGATCCAGTCCAGCCGGTCCGGACGGGTCACGGCGATCGCCTCGCGCGACCCGAAGAGGGCGGAGGAAACAGCCGCGGCGTTCGGCATTGCCAAGGCGTATGGCAGCTACGAAACGCTGCTTGCCGACGCCGACATCGACGCGATTTATAACCCGCTACCCAATCACCTGGATGTGCCGCTGACGATCAAGGCGTTGGAACAGGGAAAGCCAGTACTGTGCGAAAAGCCGATCGCCCTGAGTGCCGGCGAGGCGATGACACTGGCGGCCGCGCAGAAGGCCGCAAACCTGCCGGTCGCCGAAGCCTTCATTGCGCGCCACCATCCGCAGTGGAAGAAGGCGCAGGCGCTGGTCGCCGAAGGCTGGATCGGCGAGGCTCGAGTCATCCAGACGATCTTCTCCTACTATCTCGACGATCCGCGGAACGTGCGAAACCAGGCTAATATCGGCGGTGGCGGGACTGTTCGACGTCGGATGCTACGCCGTCAACACGGCGCGCTTCCTGTTCAATGCCGAACCCTTGCGGGCGATCGCGCTGATGGAACGCGACCGCGCCTTCGGTACGGACCGCCTCGCGAGCGGACTGCTCGAGCTTCCCGAGGGCCGGCAGCTCGCCTTCACCTGCTCGACGCAGCTCACCCTTTCTTCTCAGGGCTGGACGACGCAATTGCCAACATGAAAGCGATCGACGCCCTGTTCCGCTCGGCGACGACCGGCCGCTGGGAAGCGCCCTGA